One Paraburkholderia flagellata genomic window carries:
- a CDS encoding LysR family transcriptional regulator, translating to MADFLNHLRVFVRVVEAGSFTAVAKENDSTAAQISRAVSSLEEELQAVVLHRTTRHLSVTDVGARFYERAKAILGELDNATDEARNATQKPSGRIRVHSAPGLAYSCVAQVLASYQQAFPDVSVELKVEQSMPSLVEDGYDLSIVSATQLPDSAYISQALGAAYAVPVASASYLAQRGYPRKLTDLANHALLQLESPVAPPDEWHLQQGADTHVWTITRTPFRANSPEALRAAILAGAGIGTLATYSVADDLASGKLMRVLPQIHLRPFTVYAVYPSRRYLDAKVRTLLAHLRATLSPALAKAMEVCEAHAVEAVPSGARRGNRTKRQPLRK from the coding sequence ATGGCCGACTTTCTGAATCACCTTCGCGTTTTCGTTCGTGTCGTCGAGGCCGGATCATTTACCGCGGTTGCAAAAGAGAACGACTCCACTGCTGCGCAGATTTCTCGCGCCGTATCGTCGCTGGAAGAGGAGTTGCAGGCGGTCGTATTGCATCGCACGACGCGCCACCTTTCCGTGACCGACGTAGGCGCCCGGTTCTACGAGCGGGCCAAGGCGATCCTCGGGGAACTCGACAACGCGACGGACGAAGCGCGCAACGCCACGCAGAAGCCATCGGGCCGCATTCGGGTGCATTCGGCGCCGGGGCTGGCGTACAGCTGTGTGGCGCAGGTGCTTGCGAGCTATCAACAGGCATTTCCCGATGTTTCCGTCGAACTCAAGGTTGAGCAGAGCATGCCGAGCCTCGTCGAAGACGGCTACGACCTCTCGATCGTCTCGGCCACCCAGCTGCCGGACTCTGCCTATATCTCGCAAGCATTGGGGGCTGCTTACGCGGTGCCTGTCGCTTCGGCTTCCTATCTTGCGCAGCGTGGCTACCCGCGAAAGCTGACCGATCTGGCCAATCATGCGTTGCTGCAACTCGAAAGCCCTGTCGCGCCGCCCGACGAATGGCATCTGCAACAGGGCGCCGACACACACGTTTGGACGATTACGCGCACGCCGTTCCGGGCAAACTCGCCAGAGGCGCTGCGCGCGGCGATTCTGGCTGGCGCGGGCATTGGCACGCTCGCCACCTATTCGGTCGCCGACGATCTCGCGAGTGGCAAGCTCATGCGCGTTCTGCCGCAGATCCATTTGCGCCCTTTCACGGTTTACGCCGTCTATCCTTCGCGGCGCTACCTCGATGCCAAGGTGCGCACCTTGCTCGCACATCTGCGTGCAACGCTTTCTCCCGCACTGGCAAAGGCAATGGAAGTCTGCGAGGCCCACGCCGTCGAAGCCGTCCCTTCCGGCGCACGGCGGGGCAATCGGACAAAACGGCAGCCGCTACGCAAGTAG
- a CDS encoding SDR family oxidoreductase, with amino-acid sequence MKRTFLITGASKGIGRALSERLARDGHDVVGLARDSGDTTFPGRLVSVDLTDREGTQAVLSDLDARFKFDGVVNNVGFVELSPLGSIDLADLDSAMRDNLAPAVQTVQTLLPGMRKRGWGRIVNLSSLVVLGVAQRSTYAAAKAAMISLTRTWALELADTGITVNAVAPGPTETEMFRANTPAGSEAERRFLSIVPMKRLGRPEELAASIAFLLGEDAGFITGQTLFVDGGASIGKSMI; translated from the coding sequence ATGAAACGGACTTTCTTGATTACTGGCGCAAGCAAGGGTATTGGGCGTGCGCTGAGCGAGCGTCTCGCGCGCGACGGCCACGACGTCGTTGGCCTCGCGCGCGACTCCGGTGACACGACTTTTCCTGGGAGACTTGTGTCCGTCGACTTGACCGACCGTGAAGGGACGCAAGCAGTGCTGTCCGATCTCGATGCACGCTTCAAGTTCGACGGTGTCGTCAACAACGTCGGGTTCGTCGAGCTTTCTCCGCTTGGTTCGATCGATCTCGCTGATCTCGACAGCGCGATGCGCGACAATCTGGCCCCCGCCGTGCAAACGGTTCAGACATTGTTGCCTGGCATGCGCAAACGCGGCTGGGGCCGTATCGTCAATCTCTCCAGTCTCGTCGTGCTTGGCGTGGCGCAACGTTCGACGTACGCCGCCGCAAAAGCCGCGATGATCAGCCTGACCCGAACGTGGGCGCTCGAACTGGCCGATACGGGCATCACCGTCAACGCGGTCGCGCCTGGGCCAACCGAAACTGAGATGTTCCGCGCGAATACACCGGCGGGCAGCGAAGCGGAGCGCCGCTTCCTCTCGATCGTTCCGATGAAGCGGTTGGGTCGTCCCGAAGAGTTGGCGGCGTCCATCGCGTTCCTGCTGGGCGAGGACGCGGGATTCATAACGGGGCAGACGCTCTTCGTCGACGGCGGCGCATCCATCGGGAAGTCGATGATTTGA
- a CDS encoding alpha/beta fold hydrolase: MQRKTVEVDGVATSYLCAGDRGPVVLMLHGTYWSRVWQPVIDDLAAAGLRPIAVDLPGFGRSAGELSVATASIPALADWVVRFAHALGISGPVGVAGHDIGGGIAQQVLVDGKLEVSRLALMNAVMFDSWPVPGVARFRDPEVAAATTPADVLAARRKSVITALARPASEAEIADYLDPWTEPRVTRSWLALAGAAYSHYTMDLVPALRASSVPNLLIWGEDDTFQLIEHAERFMTEIPHTSLVRIPAAGHIPTENDPGTIARALIDFFAQP, translated from the coding sequence ATGCAACGAAAGACTGTAGAAGTGGACGGCGTCGCCACCAGTTATCTGTGTGCCGGCGACCGTGGCCCAGTTGTACTCATGCTCCATGGCACCTACTGGAGCCGGGTTTGGCAACCCGTCATCGATGATCTCGCGGCGGCGGGTTTGCGCCCCATCGCCGTCGATCTTCCGGGCTTCGGCCGCTCCGCCGGTGAATTGTCGGTTGCTACCGCCTCCATTCCCGCGCTCGCGGACTGGGTGGTGCGGTTCGCACACGCGCTCGGCATAAGCGGACCGGTCGGCGTTGCCGGCCATGACATCGGCGGCGGCATTGCACAACAGGTGCTCGTCGACGGCAAGCTCGAAGTCAGCCGCCTCGCGCTCATGAACGCGGTGATGTTCGATTCATGGCCTGTCCCCGGGGTCGCACGATTTCGCGACCCCGAAGTCGCCGCTGCCACGACGCCCGCAGATGTGCTCGCAGCGAGACGCAAGTCCGTGATCACAGCGCTCGCACGCCCCGCCTCTGAGGCAGAAATTGCCGATTATCTCGACCCGTGGACCGAGCCTCGCGTGACGCGCTCGTGGCTTGCGCTGGCGGGCGCGGCATACAGCCATTACACGATGGATCTTGTTCCGGCGTTGCGCGCGTCCAGCGTGCCGAATCTGCTCATTTGGGGCGAAGACGACACGTTCCAGCTAATCGAGCACGCCGAGCGCTTCATGACTGAGATACCGCACACCTCGCTCGTGCGCATCCCCGCGGCCGGTCATATTCCGACCGAAAACGATCCGGGAACGATCGCTCGCGCGTTAATCGACTTTTTCGCGCAACCCTGA
- a CDS encoding cupin domain-containing protein, which translates to MKIDQYAVLHCVLAAAALYLASMQVARAQASGEEAIKPVMQQAIPELAGKNVDIATVTFAPGQASAPHMHPGSIFAYVTVGHVVSQLEGSPARTYGPGEAWYEPPGAHHLVSRNASETEPAQIVVFALAGPHDPIKTPIPR; encoded by the coding sequence ATGAAAATTGATCAGTACGCAGTCCTGCATTGCGTACTCGCCGCCGCTGCGTTGTACCTCGCGAGCATGCAGGTCGCCAGGGCGCAGGCGTCTGGTGAGGAAGCCATCAAACCGGTGATGCAACAAGCGATTCCGGAATTAGCCGGCAAAAACGTCGACATCGCCACCGTGACATTCGCCCCGGGTCAGGCTTCCGCACCACACATGCATCCGGGTTCCATTTTCGCGTACGTGACTGTCGGGCACGTCGTGTCGCAACTCGAAGGCTCGCCCGCGAGGACGTATGGTCCCGGCGAAGCCTGGTACGAGCCGCCTGGCGCACACCATCTCGTCTCGAGGAACGCGAGCGAAACAGAGCCCGCGCAGATCGTCGTGTTCGCGCTCGCAGGCCCCCACGACCCGATCAAGACGCCGATTCCACGTTAG
- a CDS encoding LysR family transcriptional regulator translates to MNWDDARVFLAVEREKTLRGAARTLNLDQATVGRRIAALEHALRATLFLRTSEGYTLTTAGEAALKSAERMEHAAHELVRRTQGTDTRLAGDVRITSTDSIALEFLLPAIERLHAAHPEVRVLLDTSTRMLNLAKREADIAVRSVRPDNPDLVARRLARWPMALFASNAYIEQHGKPAAGSAFAGHDLVVYQGNWTGNRSPTLAGEPIHAGRIVSTFNTSLMLRSAVKAGIGIGELPIHLAEHDGLVQIWPEPARGAVYEIWLVTHQDLRHTARITAMIEHIVAAFEDHTIHTK, encoded by the coding sequence ATGAACTGGGACGACGCACGCGTGTTTCTTGCGGTGGAACGCGAAAAAACGCTCCGTGGGGCGGCTAGAACCCTCAATCTCGATCAGGCGACGGTCGGCAGACGAATCGCGGCGCTAGAGCACGCGCTGCGCGCGACGCTCTTCCTGCGCACGTCCGAGGGATACACGTTGACGACTGCCGGGGAGGCCGCGCTGAAATCGGCGGAAAGAATGGAGCACGCCGCGCACGAACTCGTCAGACGAACGCAAGGCACCGATACACGGCTTGCGGGAGACGTAAGAATCACCAGCACTGACTCCATCGCGCTGGAATTCCTGCTTCCCGCTATTGAACGGCTGCACGCGGCGCATCCCGAAGTGCGCGTGCTGCTGGACACGTCGACGCGCATGCTCAATCTGGCAAAGCGTGAAGCCGATATCGCGGTGCGCTCGGTGCGGCCGGATAACCCCGATCTTGTCGCGCGGCGCCTCGCCCGCTGGCCGATGGCTCTCTTTGCCTCGAACGCCTACATCGAGCAGCACGGCAAGCCCGCTGCTGGCTCCGCATTTGCAGGTCACGATCTCGTCGTCTATCAGGGAAACTGGACGGGCAATAGATCGCCGACACTTGCTGGCGAACCGATCCACGCGGGACGTATCGTATCGACCTTCAATACCAGCCTCATGCTGCGCAGCGCGGTAAAGGCCGGCATCGGCATCGGTGAGCTGCCGATACATCTGGCCGAACATGACGGACTGGTGCAGATCTGGCCGGAACCCGCACGCGGGGCTGTCTACGAAATCTGGCTCGTCACGCATCAGGATCTTCGGCATACCGCGCGCATCACGGCGATGATCGAGCACATCGTCGCCGCGTTCGAAGATCACACGATCCACACGAAATAG
- a CDS encoding alpha/beta fold hydrolase, with translation MQTIDLVHHTVRANGIRQHFVEAGDGPPVVLLHGFPETHHAWRHQIPALAQKYRVIAPDLRGYGETDKPASGYDKRTMANDVRALLDHLGIERAALVSHDRGSRVATRFAKDHANRLDRLVVMDNVPTRVVAEQLDARIARAYWFFLFHQVPDLPETLVAGNERAWLRHFFSDWCYDPNAISGDAFEAYVRAYEAPGAVRGAMADYRANAEDVAQDKVDADIPIGVPTLALWGAEFYAVGKMFDMEAVWKGMATDVRTHAIERAGHLPHEEQPERVNALLLDFLEGWKG, from the coding sequence ATGCAAACGATCGATCTCGTTCATCACACGGTCAGGGCGAATGGCATCCGGCAGCACTTTGTGGAGGCAGGGGATGGGCCGCCCGTGGTGCTGTTGCACGGCTTTCCGGAAACGCATCACGCATGGCGCCATCAAATTCCGGCGCTCGCGCAGAAGTATCGCGTGATTGCGCCCGATCTGCGCGGATATGGCGAAACCGACAAGCCAGCCAGCGGCTACGACAAGCGCACGATGGCGAATGACGTGCGCGCGCTGCTGGACCATCTGGGTATCGAGCGCGCGGCGCTCGTGAGCCACGATCGCGGATCCCGTGTGGCGACGCGCTTCGCCAAGGACCATGCGAACCGGCTGGATCGGCTCGTGGTCATGGACAACGTGCCCACGCGGGTCGTGGCGGAGCAACTGGACGCCCGGATCGCCCGCGCATACTGGTTCTTTCTGTTCCACCAGGTGCCGGATCTGCCCGAAACGCTGGTAGCCGGCAACGAGCGCGCGTGGCTGCGCCACTTCTTTTCCGACTGGTGCTACGACCCGAATGCGATCAGCGGGGACGCATTCGAGGCCTACGTGCGCGCTTACGAAGCCCCGGGAGCGGTGCGCGGCGCGATGGCCGACTATCGGGCGAACGCGGAGGACGTCGCACAGGACAAGGTGGATGCTGACATTCCCATCGGAGTCCCGACACTGGCGCTGTGGGGCGCCGAATTCTATGCGGTCGGCAAGATGTTCGACATGGAAGCCGTCTGGAAGGGCATGGCAACCGATGTGCGCACCCACGCCATCGAGCGCGCGGGGCATCTGCCGCACGAGGAGCAACCCGAGCGGGTCAACGCACTTCTGCTCGACTTCCTGGAGGGCTGGAAGGGCTAA
- a CDS encoding DUF4148 domain-containing protein, whose amino-acid sequence MKPTLFSCLLAAMLAAPAVAFSQSIVTRANVRDQLVTFESAAARGAQGDAHYPDAILAAANSGAKPATAARAFGDHGGVAAGSSEAGGRAQRTVTRDADDVAGFKPIYFGQ is encoded by the coding sequence ATGAAGCCCACCTTGTTTTCCTGTCTGCTCGCGGCCATGCTGGCCGCGCCCGCCGTTGCCTTTTCACAGTCAATAGTCACGCGTGCAAACGTACGCGACCAACTCGTGACGTTCGAGTCTGCCGCTGCGCGAGGCGCGCAGGGCGATGCGCATTATCCGGACGCCATCCTCGCCGCAGCGAACAGCGGCGCGAAGCCGGCCACTGCGGCGCGCGCCTTTGGCGACCACGGTGGTGTCGCCGCCGGTTCCAGCGAGGCGGGCGGGCGCGCGCAACGCACGGTTACGCGCGACGCGGACGACGTCGCCGGATTCAAGCCGATCTACTTCGGCCAGTGA
- a CDS encoding 2,4'-dihydroxyacetophenone dioxygenase family protein: MSEAITRQPDELAIPYQHPQPADMSADLVHAGVLDQWLQDDKLWVPTTKTVSFKPLLLNASQGYYVNLLRVRQSGVLSRHRHTGPVHAMVLRGRWYYLEHDWVAEQGSYAHEPAGETHTLFVPEGVDEMITWFHVTGGYTYVDPQGNATGYEDVFTKIEAARKHYETIGLGADYVKRFIR; this comes from the coding sequence ATGAGCGAAGCAATAACACGGCAACCCGACGAATTGGCGATTCCTTATCAGCATCCGCAGCCCGCCGACATGTCGGCAGACCTCGTTCACGCTGGCGTGCTCGACCAGTGGCTGCAAGACGACAAGCTGTGGGTGCCCACGACGAAGACCGTGTCGTTCAAGCCGCTGCTCCTCAATGCGAGCCAGGGCTACTACGTCAATCTACTGCGCGTGCGCCAGTCCGGTGTGCTCTCGCGCCATCGTCACACCGGTCCGGTGCATGCCATGGTCTTGCGCGGTCGTTGGTATTACCTCGAACACGACTGGGTCGCTGAACAAGGCTCGTATGCTCACGAACCGGCAGGCGAAACGCATACGCTGTTCGTGCCCGAAGGCGTCGACGAGATGATCACGTGGTTTCACGTGACGGGTGGCTACACCTACGTCGATCCTCAAGGCAACGCAACAGGCTACGAGGACGTATTCACAAAGATCGAAGCAGCCCGCAAGCACTACGAAACGATTGGGCTCGGCGCCGACTACGTAAAACGCTTTATCCGTTGA
- a CDS encoding succinylglutamate desuccinylase/aspartoacylase family protein: MRRSSLRREPLQNVWIRRVQEEQSASDRLLSSPLAMYGVHAMHSESKDGVARRDFIKTAVALVGATSALVGQSGAANAQGANAPAATTPTGRAGGTRYTGDVIQGKKVISALDVNDLERGKKHMFYFQGVQMPTGQDWYVSVIVVCGAKPGKRVALISGVHGDEMSPVHMIQTVIGQLDPAQMSGTVLAVLDVSRPALEAMERRWPNSGRGVDLIDINREWPGNENGASAPSRHAGLLFNRLLRPNADYALDFHTGTTGMDLTSFNLARMELAEPRAMAELFPIAQIFDNPAYPTLLANAFINVGIPAITPEIGSARVFDFDLIPSFVEGTMNVLKRYGVIPGPMGRTGRDVGIFVGNSAHTILTTHGGFVELLVKLNDKVKVGQKVAIQRNTFGEVVAEYTTEVAGEVTGRRNDATAEPRIPIIMILYQSPARENPEDYSE, from the coding sequence TTGCGTCGTTCGTCGTTACGACGAGAGCCACTTCAGAACGTTTGGATTCGTCGTGTTCAGGAAGAGCAATCGGCGAGCGATAGATTGCTCTCATCTCCACTTGCAATGTATGGAGTCCACGCCATGCATAGTGAATCGAAGGATGGTGTTGCCCGGCGCGATTTCATCAAGACAGCCGTTGCGCTGGTTGGCGCAACGTCCGCACTGGTCGGGCAAAGCGGGGCCGCGAACGCCCAGGGCGCGAACGCACCGGCCGCGACAACGCCCACCGGCCGCGCGGGAGGGACGCGCTACACCGGCGATGTGATTCAGGGAAAGAAGGTGATCAGTGCGCTCGACGTCAATGACCTGGAGCGCGGCAAGAAGCATATGTTCTATTTCCAGGGCGTGCAGATGCCGACGGGGCAGGATTGGTATGTGTCGGTCATCGTCGTTTGCGGCGCGAAGCCTGGCAAGCGCGTTGCGCTGATCAGCGGTGTGCATGGCGACGAAATGAGTCCGGTGCATATGATACAAACCGTGATCGGCCAGCTCGATCCCGCGCAAATGTCGGGCACCGTGCTGGCGGTGCTCGACGTATCGCGCCCCGCGCTCGAAGCGATGGAGCGCCGATGGCCAAATTCAGGAAGAGGCGTCGACCTCATCGACATCAACCGCGAATGGCCAGGCAATGAGAATGGCGCAAGCGCGCCGAGCCGTCACGCAGGACTGCTGTTCAACCGGCTGCTGCGGCCGAACGCCGACTACGCACTCGATTTTCATACTGGCACGACTGGAATGGACTTGACTTCGTTCAATCTGGCCAGAATGGAGCTAGCCGAGCCGCGCGCAATGGCGGAGCTCTTTCCTATTGCGCAGATCTTCGACAACCCTGCGTATCCCACTCTGCTGGCAAACGCGTTTATCAATGTGGGGATTCCGGCCATTACGCCCGAGATCGGCTCTGCGCGCGTTTTCGATTTTGACCTGATTCCATCGTTCGTCGAAGGCACGATGAATGTGCTCAAGCGCTATGGCGTCATTCCGGGCCCAATGGGGCGCACCGGGCGGGACGTCGGGATCTTTGTCGGCAATAGTGCGCACACAATCCTGACGACGCATGGCGGTTTCGTCGAATTGCTCGTTAAGCTGAACGACAAGGTCAAGGTAGGGCAAAAAGTGGCGATTCAGCGCAACACGTTTGGCGAAGTCGTTGCGGAGTATACGACCGAGGTTGCGGGCGAGGTGACAGGGCGCCGCAACGATGCCACGGCAGAGCCTCGCATTCCGATCATAATGATTCTCTACCAGAGCCCGGCCCGAGAAAATCCTGAGGACTACTCTGAGTGA
- a CDS encoding LysR family transcriptional regulator — translation MDRIDALRTLIEVAEMGSFSAVARQRAIAPSSVTLAVRQLEDELGTTLITRSTRRLVFTHEGLLLLENARRIVADWDAAVTGSREDGPLSGPIRVTATNDFGRAQLRSLLDRFQALHPGVHMSLLLSDSTVDLIDEHIDLALRNGPLVDSGLHARLLVRGERLVCASPHYWRTHGKPADPDDLTSHNCLILARPGAPLAIWPFRMAGKPHNVKVSGDRQASDGGVLREWALEGVGVIIKNRWDIRTELASNTLETALEEYVAEHVDLYAVYPAESPARRVTALIQFLADELATG, via the coding sequence ATGGACAGGATCGACGCGCTGCGCACGCTGATCGAAGTGGCCGAGATGGGCAGTTTTTCCGCTGTGGCACGACAGCGCGCAATCGCACCGTCGTCCGTGACGCTTGCAGTCAGGCAACTCGAAGACGAGCTGGGCACGACGCTGATCACGCGTTCTACCCGCCGCCTTGTATTCACGCACGAAGGCTTGCTGTTGCTGGAAAACGCTCGTCGTATCGTTGCAGATTGGGACGCGGCGGTTACGGGGTCGAGAGAGGATGGTCCGTTGAGCGGGCCAATACGGGTGACGGCAACGAACGATTTCGGGCGCGCTCAACTGCGATCGCTGCTGGACCGGTTTCAGGCGCTTCATCCCGGCGTTCATATGAGCCTGCTGCTGAGCGATAGCACGGTCGATCTGATTGATGAGCATATCGATCTGGCTCTGAGGAATGGTCCGCTCGTGGACTCCGGTTTGCACGCGCGGCTCCTGGTGCGCGGCGAGCGGCTCGTGTGTGCCTCGCCGCACTATTGGCGCACGCATGGCAAGCCCGCCGATCCCGACGACCTGACGAGCCACAACTGCCTGATTCTTGCGCGGCCGGGTGCGCCGCTCGCGATATGGCCGTTTCGCATGGCAGGCAAGCCGCACAACGTCAAAGTTTCAGGTGATCGCCAGGCCAGCGACGGTGGCGTGCTCCGCGAGTGGGCGTTGGAGGGTGTTGGCGTCATCATCAAGAACCGCTGGGACATTCGAACGGAACTGGCTTCGAATACGCTGGAGACGGCGCTGGAGGAGTACGTTGCGGAGCACGTCGATTTGTATGCTGTCTATCCGGCCGAGTCGCCAGCCCGGCGCGTGACAGCACTCATCCAGTTTCTGGCAGACGAACTCGCCACGGGATGA
- a CDS encoding AEC family transporter, which translates to MSHEIAFALVPFLFSMGAGYLAGRLSTTPMPLAAINTMLVHYALPFALFIYTARMQRASLSAHLALIVVLTIVMIVPYAISLLLSRYVFRSDLAQAAVKAVTIGMPNFASVGLPLLRAVYGEGADLTVAIAVTMGAVVMSPAALILLERAQHRDGQALLCKALRNTFVKPVVIAPIAGMLMSLSGCTLPALLTQSLGIIGSTTAGLALFSTGLILAAQPFRLDAQVWVGVLLSNVVQPLLALALVWLLALPQPLAGQAILLSAIPCGSFSILFGLSYGVKDTSAGTTLVVSSVMSALTLAGTIVLLGSLRG; encoded by the coding sequence ATGAGCCACGAAATTGCCTTCGCCCTGGTGCCTTTTCTCTTTTCGATGGGCGCCGGTTATCTCGCCGGGCGGCTGAGCACGACGCCCATGCCGCTCGCAGCCATCAACACGATGCTGGTGCATTACGCGTTGCCCTTTGCGCTCTTCATCTATACCGCGCGGATGCAGCGCGCGAGCCTGAGTGCGCATCTGGCGCTCATCGTCGTTCTGACGATCGTGATGATCGTGCCGTATGCGATCTCGCTTCTGCTTTCGCGATACGTCTTTCGTTCGGATCTCGCGCAAGCGGCCGTAAAAGCGGTCACGATCGGCATGCCGAATTTCGCCTCCGTCGGGTTGCCCTTGCTTCGCGCGGTGTATGGAGAAGGCGCCGATCTCACCGTCGCCATTGCGGTCACGATGGGAGCGGTCGTCATGTCGCCTGCTGCGCTCATCCTGCTCGAACGGGCGCAGCATCGCGACGGACAAGCGCTGCTCTGCAAGGCGCTGCGCAATACCTTTGTCAAACCCGTCGTAATCGCGCCGATAGCCGGCATGCTGATGTCGTTGTCCGGTTGCACGCTGCCCGCACTCCTTACGCAGTCGCTGGGGATCATCGGCAGCACGACTGCCGGACTCGCCCTTTTCTCGACGGGACTGATTCTAGCTGCACAACCGTTCCGGCTCGACGCGCAGGTATGGGTTGGCGTTTTGCTCAGCAACGTCGTGCAACCCCTGCTGGCTCTTGCACTTGTCTGGCTGCTGGCGCTTCCTCAGCCGCTCGCCGGCCAGGCCATTCTTCTGTCGGCGATCCCGTGCGGTTCGTTCAGTATCCTGTTTGGCCTGTCTTACGGGGTAAAGGACACCTCGGCGGGCACAACGCTTGTCGTGTCGAGCGTGATGTCAGCCCTGACACTCGCGGGCACGATCGTCTTGCTTGGTTCGCTGCGCGGATGA
- a CDS encoding AraC family transcriptional regulator: MLLIAGDPLKFESHMTAASAGSVSVIRQSGSSHSVRRDPFHADRAQEHTWHLIVNLSSAWNAHHREAVRLLPGEMMIVDSRMDFMVEITGRYDVAHYKFSPAWLRQWVPVPEALVGRRIASTSGWGRALGAYLAELSPEAIEASPLPVSVLTDHIGALLALIAAERDLPAVVARRRDDSLHRRIRDCIALRSAEPGLCAADIARELNISVRSLHRTLAAHSETFGKLLIDRRAAVAVRMIRSSLCRRLSLAEIGRRAGFTDPSHFSRVISSRYGMTPSRIRDGAQRSPGDAESSSGS, from the coding sequence ATGCTGCTGATTGCCGGCGACCCCCTGAAGTTCGAATCACATATGACCGCAGCGTCGGCAGGATCCGTCTCCGTAATCCGGCAAAGCGGCTCTTCGCACAGTGTTCGCCGGGATCCGTTTCACGCTGACCGCGCTCAGGAGCACACGTGGCATTTGATAGTCAATCTCTCGTCGGCGTGGAATGCACACCATCGTGAGGCTGTACGCCTGCTGCCCGGCGAAATGATGATCGTGGACTCGCGCATGGATTTCATGGTCGAGATCACTGGGCGCTACGATGTCGCGCATTACAAATTTTCGCCGGCCTGGCTGCGGCAGTGGGTACCCGTGCCCGAAGCCCTGGTCGGTCGCAGGATTGCTTCGACTTCCGGATGGGGGCGAGCGCTGGGCGCGTATCTGGCCGAGCTTTCGCCCGAGGCGATCGAGGCATCGCCGCTGCCTGTGTCGGTCCTGACCGATCACATCGGCGCCTTGCTGGCGCTGATTGCCGCAGAACGCGATCTCCCGGCCGTTGTTGCGCGGCGCCGCGACGACTCACTGCATCGGCGCATTCGCGATTGCATCGCCCTGCGCAGCGCCGAACCGGGTCTCTGCGCCGCTGACATTGCGAGAGAACTCAATATCTCCGTGCGGAGTTTGCACCGGACGCTCGCGGCACACAGCGAGACGTTCGGCAAGCTCCTGATCGATCGCCGCGCTGCCGTTGCCGTGCGGATGATCCGCTCGAGCCTTTGCCGGCGGCTTAGCCTCGCGGAGATAGGGCGGCGCGCGGGATTCACAGATCCGTCACACTTCAGCCGGGTCATATCGAGCCGCTACGGCATGACGCCGTCGCGAATACGGGATGGGGCTCAACGCTCACCCGGCGACGCGGAGAGTTCGTCCGGCTCGTAA
- a CDS encoding VOC family protein produces MGTAQSQQSTAAHALRLNNIALAVANLDTMVAWYVEVLGLVVAAKGHFDSVGADYVMLDGMGFRLELVSRIGTPKVAAKRTPPPEHLDETGWKALVLESADLAAMTATLARHDVEIVWAQVQLTPDISSTMIRDPEGNLVHILGQME; encoded by the coding sequence ATGGGTACCGCACAATCGCAGCAGTCAACGGCTGCGCACGCATTGCGTCTGAACAATATCGCGCTCGCCGTTGCGAATCTCGATACCATGGTTGCCTGGTACGTCGAAGTGCTCGGCCTCGTCGTCGCGGCAAAGGGGCACTTCGATTCCGTGGGCGCGGACTACGTGATGCTCGACGGTATGGGCTTCCGGCTCGAACTCGTCTCGCGAATTGGCACGCCCAAGGTCGCTGCGAAGCGCACACCGCCACCTGAACACCTGGACGAAACAGGTTGGAAAGCGCTGGTGCTGGAGAGTGCTGATCTGGCGGCTATGACCGCCACACTCGCCAGGCATGACGTGGAAATCGTCTGGGCCCAGGTACAACTGACGCCCGACATTTCGTCAACGATGATCCGTGATCCCGAAGGAAACCTCGTTCACATCCTGGGCCAAATGGAATAG